Proteins from a single region of Tachysurus vachellii isolate PV-2020 chromosome 15, HZAU_Pvac_v1, whole genome shotgun sequence:
- the lyrm9 gene encoding LYR motif-containing protein 9, translating into MVPLPGSELVRTPVQLYRYLLRCCKLLPGADMQSHYRHAVRQSYNSHTDEDDPDRVRMIIQRAISDADWILNKYIKNSGSPSHDKTRR; encoded by the exons ATGGTTCCACTTCCGGGTTCGGAGCTCGTGCGGACTCCGGTGCAGCTTTACCGTTACCTGCTCCGGTGCTGCAAACTGCTGCCCGGTGCAGACATGCAGTCACACTACCGACACGCTGTCCGACAG AGTTACAACAGCCACACCGATGAGGACGACCCGGATCGAGTCCGTATGATCATCCAGCGAGCTATTTCTGACGCTGACTGGATTCTAAACAAG tatattAAAAATTCAGGATCTCCAAGTCATGATAAAACACGACGCTGA